The following are from one region of the Natronosporangium hydrolyticum genome:
- the eccD gene encoding type VII secretion integral membrane protein EccD codes for MPTAYSRVTVVNGARRVDLALPSALPLSEVMPQLLGYCAPDGAPEQPAGWTLVRLGGGTLSLSTTLADAGITDGDVLELRTAYDNVHPAYVEDVRDVLEDTMDEAARQWQPSTTVGFALVTGAAGLAFATLLPSVWQPRSVAPLVTAVVVAALLVLAGWWATRQDHGWVAQLTIAVAALWAGVAGWLAASFPQWPVAAALGAALAAALLLTALARVATHLATAQLAALSLVGAAGIGVGATELAGSDPIAAARVAAVLAVIMVGVLPRVSLTVGGLASADYRVRNHGLITGAELTHRIEQSNALLYGGLLGAAVVGAGSGVLLATTGSRWDAAFGAAVGLALALRSRVFSRVPQIVPLRVVGLAVLVVHGIFAAQTVPELVPWLVLIGAAVATGAVALSAVPLSDVARARVKQLLNRVELIVMVGVLALAAAALGWFDWVEEFTPS; via the coding sequence GTGCCCACCGCGTACAGTCGTGTCACAGTCGTCAATGGTGCCCGCCGAGTCGACCTCGCCCTGCCGAGCGCACTGCCGCTCTCGGAGGTGATGCCGCAGCTACTCGGCTACTGCGCCCCCGACGGAGCGCCGGAGCAGCCGGCCGGATGGACGTTGGTCCGGCTCGGCGGTGGCACCTTGAGCCTCTCCACCACTCTCGCGGACGCCGGGATCACCGACGGTGACGTCCTTGAGCTGCGGACCGCCTACGACAACGTGCATCCCGCCTACGTCGAGGACGTCCGCGACGTGCTCGAGGACACCATGGACGAGGCGGCCCGGCAGTGGCAGCCGTCGACCACGGTCGGCTTCGCGCTCGTCACCGGCGCCGCCGGGCTGGCGTTCGCCACCCTGCTCCCGTCGGTCTGGCAACCCCGTTCGGTCGCGCCGTTGGTCACCGCGGTGGTGGTCGCCGCGTTACTGGTGCTCGCCGGCTGGTGGGCCACCCGGCAGGACCACGGTTGGGTGGCACAGCTGACGATCGCCGTCGCGGCGCTGTGGGCCGGGGTGGCCGGTTGGCTCGCGGCGAGCTTCCCGCAGTGGCCGGTGGCGGCGGCGCTCGGTGCCGCGCTCGCCGCCGCGTTGCTACTCACCGCCCTGGCCCGGGTAGCCACCCACCTCGCCACCGCCCAGCTGGCCGCCCTGAGCCTGGTGGGCGCGGCGGGGATCGGGGTCGGCGCCACCGAACTGGCCGGGTCCGACCCGATCGCCGCGGCACGGGTGGCTGCGGTGCTAGCGGTGATCATGGTGGGGGTGTTGCCCAGGGTCTCGCTCACCGTCGGCGGCCTCGCCAGCGCCGACTACCGGGTCCGCAACCACGGCCTGATCACCGGCGCAGAGCTGACCCACCGGATCGAACAGAGCAACGCCCTGCTCTACGGCGGCCTGCTAGGGGCCGCCGTGGTGGGCGCCGGCAGCGGCGTGCTCCTGGCCACCACCGGATCCCGCTGGGACGCCGCCTTCGGGGCGGCGGTCGGATTGGCGCTGGCGCTGCGATCCCGCGTGTTCTCCCGGGTGCCGCAGATCGTCCCGCTGCGGGTGGTGGGGCTGGCGGTGCTCGTCGTGCACGGGATCTTCGCCGCGCAGACGGTGCCGGAGCTGGTGCCGTGGCTGGTGCTGATCGGGGCCGCGGTGGCGACCGGGGCGGTGGCGCTCAGCGCGGTGCCGCTGTCCGATGTCGCCCGCGCCCGGGTCAAGCAATTGCTGAACCGGGTCGAGCTCATCGTGATGGTCGGGGTGCTGGCCCTGGCCGCCGCCGCGCTCGGTTGGTTCGACTGGGTGGAAGAGTTCACCCCGAGCTGA
- a CDS encoding LysM peptidoglycan-binding domain-containing protein encodes MPPKTPFVPASPTQRFARAFGSLLLLCALVGGLPVALALLAGNPLPDQWPDLDGVWAALTSPDDGSLFLSLLAVLGWLAWAVFTGTVVLELLSRMTRRSTPRIPGLSGPQRLAAVLIAAIATVAITPTVASASAAMVDTAPPSIAAPAAGPLDPSVYNYATSSAVAAESVVHLVERGEGLLDLQEKYGVPWQRIAEANYGVEQPDGRTLQRGQTRIYAGWQLTIPTSATSATGTAQTTTPGAEISAPAIVGFGALPVATPAVGEPASGDQTDEVAAAQHEYEVAQGDWMWHIADRYLGDPHRYQEIADLNPEYGDRNGNFPDHIEPGWTLQLPPDAVDSGVTPHATGDSSVPADAGPPEADQPSEADQPEPPHDPEPPHDPEQPDDPEQPEGPAEPDQPGGPGAVDGLGPADDGGQTSDERAGSVPTASGFGTAPAAEAAPEVTADDEAELDRLAPATFAGAGLLAALVLGAAALLRQHHRQHHRPGFRFATDGARRLEKALRSAEQPLDTARLDAALRHLASSLAGRDGPLPDIAGAMIDEGSVHLLLGSACPGPPAPWRDHPDRWTLPAGTILPPAGEPRLAPLPTLATIGSQAGIHLLLDLERLGFVTIHGDPARALDLLRYLAAELACNTWSDHAEVLLAGFEPYEAELLTSVNPYRVTVAASVDAAIAQVRQRVAAARATLSHTGAGDALSGRVRGVAGDSWMPQVLLANPTTSADAAALAELSRELTGAARCAVATVSPDPAPPAAGSPQVEVTLDGAVQVRLPFLRASLNAAALPVPQLASLAQTMRAARTTQLVPVPPAAEPEGWTLGTDAAGAVRGVGRAVVGAAPAPEPVTVATAGQTGTVPVVLAAEADQRLDADVAAWFDEDPARPRIGVLGPVTVAAGGDPPQSRRRLHTELLVFLAQRAGSGADANLLDDALWPGGQVTAAARQLVISRVRQWLGHDEQGRPWLPDIGADLAYRLANGYLFDWHLFRRLRARAALRGAAGTADLQTALRLVRGVPLADAQSPATPGTRNPYPWLAGSEIYPEHLLAAIVDTAHELAQRCLADGDPAGVRWAVAQAWLADPQRRHDQPWRDLLRAEHADGQTGRMRDLLRELLESRDAESLEDLAPETYRLVSTWPRDLLVPTG; translated from the coding sequence GTGCCGCCGAAGACCCCGTTCGTCCCCGCCAGCCCCACCCAGCGGTTCGCCCGCGCCTTCGGGTCGCTGCTGCTGCTGTGCGCGCTGGTGGGTGGCCTCCCGGTGGCGTTGGCGCTGCTAGCGGGCAACCCACTCCCCGACCAGTGGCCAGACCTCGACGGGGTGTGGGCGGCGCTTACCTCGCCGGACGACGGCTCGCTGTTCCTGTCCTTGCTCGCAGTGTTGGGCTGGCTGGCGTGGGCGGTCTTCACCGGCACGGTGGTGCTGGAGCTGCTGTCGCGGATGACCCGTCGGTCGACTCCGCGCATCCCCGGCCTGAGCGGGCCACAGCGGCTGGCGGCGGTGTTGATCGCCGCAATCGCCACGGTCGCGATCACCCCGACCGTGGCCAGCGCCAGCGCCGCGATGGTCGACACCGCACCACCGAGCATCGCCGCACCCGCCGCCGGCCCGCTCGACCCGTCGGTCTACAACTACGCCACCAGCTCCGCCGTGGCGGCGGAGTCCGTTGTGCACCTCGTCGAACGCGGCGAAGGGCTACTAGACCTGCAAGAGAAGTACGGCGTGCCCTGGCAACGGATCGCCGAGGCAAACTACGGCGTCGAGCAGCCAGACGGCCGTACCCTCCAGCGGGGGCAGACCCGCATCTACGCCGGCTGGCAGCTGACGATCCCCACCAGCGCCACCAGCGCCACCGGGACCGCGCAGACCACCACCCCCGGCGCCGAGATCTCCGCCCCGGCCATCGTGGGGTTCGGGGCCCTGCCGGTGGCGACCCCAGCGGTGGGCGAACCGGCTAGCGGCGACCAGACCGACGAGGTGGCCGCGGCCCAGCACGAGTACGAGGTCGCGCAGGGCGACTGGATGTGGCACATCGCCGACCGGTATCTGGGCGACCCGCACCGCTACCAGGAGATCGCCGACCTCAACCCCGAGTACGGCGACCGGAACGGCAACTTCCCCGACCACATCGAGCCGGGCTGGACACTGCAGCTGCCACCCGACGCCGTCGACAGCGGCGTGACCCCCCACGCCACCGGCGACAGTAGCGTCCCCGCCGACGCCGGGCCGCCGGAGGCAGACCAACCCTCGGAGGCAGACCAGCCCGAGCCGCCACACGATCCCGAGCCGCCACACGATCCCGAACAGCCAGACGATCCCGAACAGCCGGAAGGGCCGGCCGAGCCAGACCAACCCGGCGGACCGGGCGCGGTCGACGGGCTCGGGCCCGCCGACGACGGCGGGCAGACCAGCGACGAGCGGGCGGGGTCGGTGCCCACCGCCAGCGGATTCGGCACCGCGCCGGCCGCCGAGGCGGCCCCCGAGGTGACAGCCGACGACGAGGCGGAGCTCGACCGGCTGGCGCCGGCGACATTCGCCGGCGCCGGCCTGCTGGCGGCGCTGGTCCTGGGGGCGGCAGCATTGCTGCGGCAGCACCACCGGCAGCACCACCGGCCGGGTTTCCGGTTCGCCACCGACGGCGCCCGCCGACTGGAGAAGGCGCTGCGCAGTGCCGAGCAGCCGCTCGACACCGCCCGGTTGGACGCGGCGTTGCGACACCTCGCCAGCTCGCTGGCGGGCCGGGACGGGCCGCTGCCCGACATCGCCGGCGCGATGATCGACGAGGGTTCGGTGCATCTGCTGCTCGGTTCGGCCTGCCCGGGGCCGCCGGCGCCGTGGCGCGACCATCCTGATCGATGGACTCTGCCCGCCGGCACCATCCTGCCGCCGGCCGGTGAGCCCCGGCTCGCGCCGCTGCCGACGCTGGCCACCATCGGCTCCCAGGCCGGCATTCACCTGCTGCTCGACCTGGAGCGACTGGGCTTCGTCACGATTCACGGCGACCCGGCCCGGGCGTTGGATCTGCTGCGCTACCTAGCCGCCGAACTCGCCTGCAATACCTGGTCCGACCACGCCGAGGTGCTGCTCGCAGGGTTCGAGCCGTACGAGGCGGAGCTGCTGACGTCGGTCAACCCGTATCGGGTCACGGTGGCGGCCTCCGTGGACGCCGCCATCGCGCAGGTACGGCAGCGCGTCGCCGCCGCCCGCGCCACGCTGTCCCACACCGGCGCGGGCGACGCGCTCAGCGGCCGGGTCCGGGGGGTGGCCGGTGACTCCTGGATGCCGCAGGTGTTGCTGGCGAACCCGACGACCTCGGCGGACGCCGCGGCGCTGGCCGAACTGTCGCGGGAGCTCACGGGTGCCGCCCGCTGCGCCGTCGCGACCGTCAGCCCTGATCCGGCTCCGCCCGCCGCCGGGTCACCGCAGGTCGAGGTGACCCTCGACGGGGCCGTCCAGGTCCGGCTGCCGTTCCTGCGGGCCTCGTTGAACGCCGCCGCGCTACCGGTGCCGCAGCTGGCCTCGCTCGCCCAGACCATGCGCGCCGCCCGGACTACCCAACTGGTGCCGGTACCACCGGCGGCTGAGCCGGAGGGCTGGACGCTCGGCACCGACGCGGCCGGGGCGGTACGGGGCGTGGGTCGGGCAGTAGTGGGTGCCGCGCCGGCTCCGGAACCGGTCACGGTCGCCACCGCCGGCCAGACCGGGACGGTCCCGGTCGTCCTTGCCGCCGAGGCCGATCAGCGGCTGGATGCAGACGTGGCGGCGTGGTTCGACGAGGATCCAGCCCGGCCGCGGATCGGGGTGCTCGGACCGGTCACTGTAGCCGCCGGTGGCGACCCGCCGCAGAGCCGCCGACGACTGCACACCGAGCTGCTGGTCTTCCTGGCACAACGGGCCGGTAGCGGCGCGGACGCCAACCTGCTCGACGACGCCCTGTGGCCGGGTGGGCAGGTCACCGCCGCCGCCCGGCAACTGGTCATCAGCCGGGTTCGACAGTGGTTGGGCCACGACGAGCAGGGGCGGCCGTGGCTGCCGGATATCGGGGCCGACCTGGCTTACCGGCTCGCGAACGGGTACCTGTTCGACTGGCATCTGTTCCGCCGGCTCCGGGCCCGGGCGGCGCTGCGGGGAGCGGCCGGCACGGCGGATCTACAGACAGCGCTCCGTCTGGTACGGGGGGTGCCGCTGGCCGACGCGCAGTCGCCAGCGACTCCGGGCACCCGCAACCCGTACCCCTGGTTGGCCGGGTCGGAGATCTACCCGGAGCATCTGCTGGCCGCCATCGTGGATACCGCGCATGAACTCGCCCAGCGTTGCCTGGCCGACGGGGACCCGGCCGGGGTCCGATGGGCAGTTGCCCAGGCCTGGCTGGCCGACCCGCAGCGACGTCACGACCAGCCGTGGCGGGATCTGTTGCGGGCCGAGCACGCCGACGGTCAGACCGGCCGGATGCGGGACCTGCTGCGGGAGCTGCTGGAATCCCGCGACGCCGAGTCGCTCGAGGACTTGGCGCCCGAGACGTACCGGCTGGTCAGCACCTGGCCCCGCGACCTTCTCGTCCCTACCGGATAG